A genomic window from Carcharodon carcharias isolate sCarCar2 chromosome X, sCarCar2.pri, whole genome shotgun sequence includes:
- the LOC121273233 gene encoding activin receptor type-1B-like isoform X2 yields the protein MTWMETLLSGFALKCFCKHCVKTNQTCETDGACLASLSRIGGVEHEIRVCVPPQDLVPPIYCRSNKEYVTTICCYKDFCNNLELPPPEGPKDDAFDGWGPVELAAVIAGPVFLLCVVLMVTVFLCHYHHQRAYHDRNQLDMEEPSCDHMYISEGKSLKDLMFDMTTSGSGSGLPLFVQRTIARTIVLQEIIGKGRFGEVWRGKWRGGDIAVKIFSSREERSWFREAEIYQTVMLRHENILGFIAADNKDNGTWTQLWLVSDYHEHGSLFDYLNRYTVTIEGLIKLALSAVSGLAHLHMEIVGTQGKPGIAHRDLKSKNILVKKNGTCAIADLGLAVRHDSLTDTIDIAPNQRVGTKRYMAPEVLDETINMQHFDSFKCADIYALGLVYWEIARRCSTGGVHEDYQLPYFDLVPSDPSIEEMRKVVCEQNLRPNVPNIWHTNEALRVMTKIMRECWYANGAARLTALRIKKALSQLSIQEDVKI from the exons CGCTGAAGTGCTTTTGTAAGCATTGTGTGAAGACAAACCAAACTTGTGAGACAGACGGAGCATGCCTGGCCTCCCTCTCCAGAATTGGGGGCGTTGAGCACGAGATCCGAGTGTGCGTGCCTCCCCAAGACTTGGTTCCACCAATCTACTGCCGGAGCAACAAAGAGTATGTGACTACCATCTGCTGTTATAAAGACTTCTGCAACAACCTGGAGTTACCTCCTCCAGAAG GTCCAAAAGACGATGCATTTGACGGCTGGGGTCCTGTGGAACTGGCAGCGGTGATTGCTGGGCCAGTGTTTCTCCTGTGCGTGGTGCTGATGGTGACCGTGTTCCTGTGTCATTACCATCACCAGCGAGCCTACCATGACCGTAACCAGCTGGACATGGAGGAGCCGTCCTGTGACCACATGTACATCTCTGAGGGGAAGTCGTTGAAGGACCTCATGTTTGACATGACTACCTCAGGATCTGGATCTG GCTTGCCGCTATTCGTACAGCGCACCATCGCGAGGACCATTGTCCTTCAAGAAATAATTGGAAAAGGCCGTTTTGGGGAAGTGTGGCGAGGGAAATGGAGGGGTGGTGACATTGCTGTCAAAATATTCTCCTCCCGGGAAGAGCGCTCGTGGTTCAGGGAAGCGGAGATCTACCAGACAGTCATGTTGCGCCACGAGAATATTTTGGGGTTCATCGCAGCAGACAATAAAG ATAATGGAACATGGACACAGCTATGGTTAGTGTCTGACTATCACGAACATGGCTCTCTCTTCGACTACCTGAACAGGTATACAGTCACTATTGAAGGCCTGATCAAGCTGGCACTCTCAGCTGTCAGTGGGTTGGCACACCTGCACATGGAGATCGTGGGCACTCAGG GCAAGCCTGGGATTGCCCATCGAGACTTGAAGTCCAAAAATATTTTGGTCAAGAAGAACGGCACCTGTGCTATTGCTGATCTGGGCCTAGCTGTCAGGCATGACTCGCTGACTGACACCATCGACATTGCCCCCAATCAGAGAGTGGGCACAAAACG TTACATGGCCCCTGAAGTACTGGACGAGACGATCAATATGCAACACTTCGATTCCTTCAAGTGTGCTGACATTTACGCCCTCGGACTGGTGTACTGGGAGATAGCTCGCAGATGCTCCACCGGAG GAGTCCATGAGGATTATCAACTGCCATACTTTGACCTTGTGCCCTCTGACCCCTCCATAGAGGAAATGAGGAAGGTTGTTTGTGAACAGAACCTGAGGCCAAATGTCCCCAATATTTGGCATACTAATGAG GCATTACGAGTCATGACCAAGATCATGCGGGAGTGCTGGTACGCCAATGGAGCAGCCAGGCTGACGGCTCTCCGCATCAAGAAAGCATTGTCACAACTGAGCATACAAGAGGACGTGAAGATCTGA
- the LOC121273233 gene encoding activin receptor type-1B-like isoform X1: MAKTYQLYMVLLFLNISTGAALKCFCKHCVKTNQTCETDGACLASLSRIGGVEHEIRVCVPPQDLVPPIYCRSNKEYVTTICCYKDFCNNLELPPPEGPKDDAFDGWGPVELAAVIAGPVFLLCVVLMVTVFLCHYHHQRAYHDRNQLDMEEPSCDHMYISEGKSLKDLMFDMTTSGSGSGLPLFVQRTIARTIVLQEIIGKGRFGEVWRGKWRGGDIAVKIFSSREERSWFREAEIYQTVMLRHENILGFIAADNKDNGTWTQLWLVSDYHEHGSLFDYLNRYTVTIEGLIKLALSAVSGLAHLHMEIVGTQGKPGIAHRDLKSKNILVKKNGTCAIADLGLAVRHDSLTDTIDIAPNQRVGTKRYMAPEVLDETINMQHFDSFKCADIYALGLVYWEIARRCSTGGVHEDYQLPYFDLVPSDPSIEEMRKVVCEQNLRPNVPNIWHTNEALRVMTKIMRECWYANGAARLTALRIKKALSQLSIQEDVKI, from the exons CGCTGAAGTGCTTTTGTAAGCATTGTGTGAAGACAAACCAAACTTGTGAGACAGACGGAGCATGCCTGGCCTCCCTCTCCAGAATTGGGGGCGTTGAGCACGAGATCCGAGTGTGCGTGCCTCCCCAAGACTTGGTTCCACCAATCTACTGCCGGAGCAACAAAGAGTATGTGACTACCATCTGCTGTTATAAAGACTTCTGCAACAACCTGGAGTTACCTCCTCCAGAAG GTCCAAAAGACGATGCATTTGACGGCTGGGGTCCTGTGGAACTGGCAGCGGTGATTGCTGGGCCAGTGTTTCTCCTGTGCGTGGTGCTGATGGTGACCGTGTTCCTGTGTCATTACCATCACCAGCGAGCCTACCATGACCGTAACCAGCTGGACATGGAGGAGCCGTCCTGTGACCACATGTACATCTCTGAGGGGAAGTCGTTGAAGGACCTCATGTTTGACATGACTACCTCAGGATCTGGATCTG GCTTGCCGCTATTCGTACAGCGCACCATCGCGAGGACCATTGTCCTTCAAGAAATAATTGGAAAAGGCCGTTTTGGGGAAGTGTGGCGAGGGAAATGGAGGGGTGGTGACATTGCTGTCAAAATATTCTCCTCCCGGGAAGAGCGCTCGTGGTTCAGGGAAGCGGAGATCTACCAGACAGTCATGTTGCGCCACGAGAATATTTTGGGGTTCATCGCAGCAGACAATAAAG ATAATGGAACATGGACACAGCTATGGTTAGTGTCTGACTATCACGAACATGGCTCTCTCTTCGACTACCTGAACAGGTATACAGTCACTATTGAAGGCCTGATCAAGCTGGCACTCTCAGCTGTCAGTGGGTTGGCACACCTGCACATGGAGATCGTGGGCACTCAGG GCAAGCCTGGGATTGCCCATCGAGACTTGAAGTCCAAAAATATTTTGGTCAAGAAGAACGGCACCTGTGCTATTGCTGATCTGGGCCTAGCTGTCAGGCATGACTCGCTGACTGACACCATCGACATTGCCCCCAATCAGAGAGTGGGCACAAAACG TTACATGGCCCCTGAAGTACTGGACGAGACGATCAATATGCAACACTTCGATTCCTTCAAGTGTGCTGACATTTACGCCCTCGGACTGGTGTACTGGGAGATAGCTCGCAGATGCTCCACCGGAG GAGTCCATGAGGATTATCAACTGCCATACTTTGACCTTGTGCCCTCTGACCCCTCCATAGAGGAAATGAGGAAGGTTGTTTGTGAACAGAACCTGAGGCCAAATGTCCCCAATATTTGGCATACTAATGAG GCATTACGAGTCATGACCAAGATCATGCGGGAGTGCTGGTACGCCAATGGAGCAGCCAGGCTGACGGCTCTCCGCATCAAGAAAGCATTGTCACAACTGAGCATACAAGAGGACGTGAAGATCTGA
- the LOC121273233 gene encoding activin receptor type-1B-like isoform X3 translates to MAKTYQLYMVLLFLNISTGAGPKDDAFDGWGPVELAAVIAGPVFLLCVVLMVTVFLCHYHHQRAYHDRNQLDMEEPSCDHMYISEGKSLKDLMFDMTTSGSGSGLPLFVQRTIARTIVLQEIIGKGRFGEVWRGKWRGGDIAVKIFSSREERSWFREAEIYQTVMLRHENILGFIAADNKDNGTWTQLWLVSDYHEHGSLFDYLNRYTVTIEGLIKLALSAVSGLAHLHMEIVGTQGKPGIAHRDLKSKNILVKKNGTCAIADLGLAVRHDSLTDTIDIAPNQRVGTKRYMAPEVLDETINMQHFDSFKCADIYALGLVYWEIARRCSTGGVHEDYQLPYFDLVPSDPSIEEMRKVVCEQNLRPNVPNIWHTNEALRVMTKIMRECWYANGAARLTALRIKKALSQLSIQEDVKI, encoded by the exons GTCCAAAAGACGATGCATTTGACGGCTGGGGTCCTGTGGAACTGGCAGCGGTGATTGCTGGGCCAGTGTTTCTCCTGTGCGTGGTGCTGATGGTGACCGTGTTCCTGTGTCATTACCATCACCAGCGAGCCTACCATGACCGTAACCAGCTGGACATGGAGGAGCCGTCCTGTGACCACATGTACATCTCTGAGGGGAAGTCGTTGAAGGACCTCATGTTTGACATGACTACCTCAGGATCTGGATCTG GCTTGCCGCTATTCGTACAGCGCACCATCGCGAGGACCATTGTCCTTCAAGAAATAATTGGAAAAGGCCGTTTTGGGGAAGTGTGGCGAGGGAAATGGAGGGGTGGTGACATTGCTGTCAAAATATTCTCCTCCCGGGAAGAGCGCTCGTGGTTCAGGGAAGCGGAGATCTACCAGACAGTCATGTTGCGCCACGAGAATATTTTGGGGTTCATCGCAGCAGACAATAAAG ATAATGGAACATGGACACAGCTATGGTTAGTGTCTGACTATCACGAACATGGCTCTCTCTTCGACTACCTGAACAGGTATACAGTCACTATTGAAGGCCTGATCAAGCTGGCACTCTCAGCTGTCAGTGGGTTGGCACACCTGCACATGGAGATCGTGGGCACTCAGG GCAAGCCTGGGATTGCCCATCGAGACTTGAAGTCCAAAAATATTTTGGTCAAGAAGAACGGCACCTGTGCTATTGCTGATCTGGGCCTAGCTGTCAGGCATGACTCGCTGACTGACACCATCGACATTGCCCCCAATCAGAGAGTGGGCACAAAACG TTACATGGCCCCTGAAGTACTGGACGAGACGATCAATATGCAACACTTCGATTCCTTCAAGTGTGCTGACATTTACGCCCTCGGACTGGTGTACTGGGAGATAGCTCGCAGATGCTCCACCGGAG GAGTCCATGAGGATTATCAACTGCCATACTTTGACCTTGTGCCCTCTGACCCCTCCATAGAGGAAATGAGGAAGGTTGTTTGTGAACAGAACCTGAGGCCAAATGTCCCCAATATTTGGCATACTAATGAG GCATTACGAGTCATGACCAAGATCATGCGGGAGTGCTGGTACGCCAATGGAGCAGCCAGGCTGACGGCTCTCCGCATCAAGAAAGCATTGTCACAACTGAGCATACAAGAGGACGTGAAGATCTGA